In one Parvibaculum sp. genomic region, the following are encoded:
- a CDS encoding phage portal protein: MARLSSITDRHGRPMRLPRAAATGAQGWPLSAYTAASTTDVSVEQWMPRLESADSANSIERERIAARVHDLARNDGWASSGVQKLVDAAIGGGWRLSSKPDWFALGQTKEWAREFAERVESLWRGHAHDPRRYVDLERKLDFAGLLALKFRHRVIDGESLSVMRWRERGGMFATCEQVIDPDRLSNPNWRSDTEFLRGGVELDSDGAAIAYHIRSAHPGEMWRGASAARWDAVERETDWGRPIVIHDFEPSRAGETRPVSPLAPVLAKFRMLSRYDVAELQAAILNAVLAAFLETPFSADEVLESMNLDKLEQYQLLRTETHKATGLRLDGVRLNTLAPGETVTMPQATRPSVAFAAFETACLRNIAGAMGLSYEQLAMDWSKTNYSSARAALVEVWRFIVARRSRFAAGAVMPHYMAWMEEAFERGYLETPPGAPSFEEMPFAYLDCKWIGPPRGWVDPVKEAQGAQLRMEAGFSTLEHENAEQGLDWEETLEQRQRELAVMKELDLPIPEWGQAVALQSGGDDETRERESEATQ; this comes from the coding sequence ATGGCGCGCCTCTCCTCGATCACAGATCGTCACGGCCGGCCGATGCGGCTGCCGCGCGCTGCGGCGACCGGCGCCCAGGGCTGGCCGTTGAGCGCCTATACGGCGGCCTCGACAACGGACGTCTCGGTCGAGCAATGGATGCCGCGCCTCGAAAGCGCCGACAGCGCCAACAGCATCGAGCGCGAGCGCATCGCGGCGCGCGTTCACGACCTGGCGCGCAATGACGGCTGGGCGTCGTCGGGCGTGCAGAAGCTGGTCGACGCGGCGATCGGGGGCGGCTGGCGTCTGTCGTCGAAGCCGGACTGGTTCGCGCTCGGCCAGACAAAGGAATGGGCGCGCGAATTTGCCGAGCGCGTCGAGTCCTTGTGGCGCGGCCACGCCCACGACCCGCGGCGCTATGTCGATCTCGAACGCAAGCTCGACTTCGCCGGGCTGCTGGCGCTGAAGTTCCGGCATCGCGTGATCGACGGCGAGAGCCTGTCGGTCATGCGCTGGCGCGAGCGCGGCGGCATGTTCGCGACCTGCGAGCAGGTGATCGATCCCGACCGCCTGTCCAATCCGAACTGGCGCAGCGACACGGAATTTCTGCGCGGCGGCGTCGAACTCGACAGCGACGGCGCGGCGATCGCCTATCACATCCGCTCGGCGCATCCGGGCGAGATGTGGCGCGGCGCCTCGGCCGCGCGCTGGGACGCGGTGGAGCGCGAGACCGATTGGGGCCGGCCGATCGTCATTCACGATTTCGAGCCCTCCCGTGCCGGCGAGACGCGGCCCGTGTCACCGCTCGCGCCGGTGCTGGCGAAGTTCCGCATGCTCTCGCGCTACGACGTTGCCGAGCTGCAGGCCGCGATCCTCAATGCGGTGCTGGCGGCGTTCCTCGAAACGCCCTTCTCGGCCGATGAAGTGCTCGAGTCGATGAACCTCGACAAGCTCGAGCAGTACCAGCTGCTGCGCACCGAAACGCACAAGGCAACCGGCCTGCGTCTCGACGGCGTGCGCCTCAACACGCTGGCGCCCGGCGAGACGGTGACGATGCCGCAGGCGACGCGCCCGTCCGTCGCCTTCGCCGCTTTCGAAACGGCCTGCCTGCGCAACATCGCCGGCGCCATGGGGCTCTCCTATGAGCAGCTCGCCATGGACTGGAGCAAAACAAACTATTCCTCGGCGCGCGCGGCGCTGGTCGAGGTCTGGCGTTTCATCGTTGCGCGGCGTTCGCGCTTCGCGGCCGGCGCGGTGATGCCGCATTACATGGCCTGGATGGAAGAGGCCTTCGAGCGCGGCTATCTCGAGACGCCGCCGGGCGCGCCGTCCTTTGAAGAGATGCCGTTCGCCTATCTCGACTGCAAATGGATCGGCCCGCCGCGCGGCTGGGTCGACCCGGTCAAAGAGGCCCAGGGCGCGCAGCTGCGCATGGAGGCCGGCTTCTCGACGCTCGAGCACGAGAACGCCGAACAGGGCCTCGACTGGGAAGAGACGCTGGAGCAGCGCCAGCGGGAGCTGGCGGTGATGAAGGAACTCGACCTGCCGATTCCGGAATGGGGCCAGGCGGTGGCGCTGCAATCGGGCGGCGACGACGAGACCCGCGAACGCGAAAGCGAGGCGACACAATGA
- the gpW gene encoding gpW family head-tail joining protein: MATNAELLAEAEAARHRLLTGTLEAEIRTADGESVKYAAADVTRLDAYIAQLRSKIAPRARSIRVLY, encoded by the coding sequence ATGGCGACGAATGCGGAATTGCTGGCGGAGGCCGAGGCCGCCCGTCATCGCCTGCTGACCGGCACGCTCGAGGCCGAGATCCGCACGGCGGATGGCGAGAGCGTCAAATATGCCGCCGCCGACGTGACGCGCCTCGACGCCTATATCGCGCAGCTGCGGTCGAAAATCGCGCCGCGGGCGCGCAGCATCCGGGTGCTCTACTGA